In Lineus longissimus chromosome 13, tnLinLong1.2, whole genome shotgun sequence, one genomic interval encodes:
- the LOC135498448 gene encoding uncharacterized protein LOC135498448, whose protein sequence is MDLKYRDSQRSPGNSDDEDNCHFLSDEELEFENGDERIQNDLLNEICTDIGIKDSMDLDFYDMASDSVIQFDDQLTTGIVAGTSETPSNLQDLFNMQNWTPVTGRGSGGVQSNTPAGQGQVPFMQPSQFSQRQQLVSKGQGHNVHQGHTVQHGPSQSVPPMTSQGHVSMTSQGSFQPSPRHLSQVQMSQVSSSQSPPVASQFSQDRNGQYQGQGQRTMHNSRGQGHRGYMNPQYHNFYSQGQLGTGLNTPDSNLGNQNCDKSMTVSKRPTNQQPSIVLSDMDDAPGAGFFTESQQQIKKEPKSFNVHTSHSLLPARPDAGFSKAAEGHESSNQHSTLSTPKVRSPISLSTSPFSFSPNDKAVGDIFSHGNQASQFDMSLYCDNILEKVGDSPSETLAATNNLCSQFDKSGTSSQNSSSFVNSMANQRDIQDTVGQKMRNNLSNGSGSSVGSRRGTFSPLSCDNSNLSSPAQSRQASPTNHPDLTSDFPGYETNPNSAMPSRMPSPSGYDPSPFVSRWTSPTTAASSPTKDLDNSGSQDLDIKDEPIESQGQMHCGSPSVSSTFPESPLPGFQGNTTLPGYRSNQRQTVCFQGDSQKSSSSSDALLKKVVFNQDQNLYSAPLTPNSVRFSGTLQFDSDDRKPQLNQLNKVANSDFPNSPKHEPKSPCPSYPSSPTVPISQSQRIMVCDTTTGSPKPNLQNPIDVHNRSDSVFKVPNVPVMEMSQDKSRPGSALSLASDISMCGMSGSNSLACRPSGPGPGRRVIDLTCDTECPDPTQWELKSPHDAGYHSGDLASNASRSTMPTPVPSIHGSMDNISTKSALPAMSFSQLLQKKLNKVDGYNRYPFTSTVTTSSGGQVFKASTPTVTPKFRDKPPMPNVQHDQNAQSNFRNYPNMKNWNKGANVPPSVNDQNEHSAQGQPNAAYPDDYFRRNSRKTAAHFASGNSSVETSPTRHMPRKQMCVNPTYGQYSRDRSPISKARTPLTFDSDGNQSQVARPATQNNLTGNQNGTLSRSGSYTNLASPGSKFHGITPLAEFVQRQLPPTDNARKSKSIVVVSSSPSTQVQSLSQNHNNSRMFSPNNSVPVIPQSCQNGQFPPCAQSPSSFNNMANVSGIPDESFNVPPQMQNYAQPGNMQMMCSTPQNNGNIRMTQMNKKWQQSQGMGYHPRQVPYPQALGVRQSLHQTQPQNFEFGQNSMQGSQSCRFASRDGQDGQNIVTPSTTPNFHSNNQTQRQLLQSGGYVQHCDGHMNAQNTGYLNTQSVGQMNNQNGAHFNRTQEYFSDSGPPTNLDLSTPGPPTNFGTAEEVPMMSPGHVLGPSQAQHWLVQKYKQRAINSQMENSGYSMSGQLPQPDGQSSHSFTQIKPRDHFSSQSEHQQYQAGNSRNLKTNGQNKSCLVAPNVCIDKNSNFTPINHRQNGMEQSTNKFNNFRQPQIPGFQMKKEHVSFDDNPMYSNESFGSMVTNVSNTTARPTQHFDGSLLMNATQDTCHNSTVPSPSPFHDNLGHSAADLNTNSPFSPPDPNNISDDQLTSIVIGSQGHSQTPWQPENTQTIPGQTNVPQKTLSSAAHDAKQGFIRNLVCDKSKAFRSHPLFPLLRDLIIADMNFNSPTFPFRLIANLPTDFNKLLHNYLQRNRTNSSQDRNAAVEGVIMDALKYAHQSLIEKIATKKKELGEDIKEQKATSVIEEFCAKFDQAVRNSFQMPDGQSTSQYQGQGHLGPPGDLDMNSDTGSLRGGIQAKKHPVLPKEAVASMMAWLREHRNNPYPNEEEKEQLLQDTKISTNQLNYWFTNARRRILPKWAAQEANQFHHEVSSTS, encoded by the exons ATG GATCTGAAATACCGAGACAGCCAGCGTAGCCCTGGTAACTCAGACGATGAAGACAACTGCCACTTCCTGTCAGACGAGGAGCTGGAATTTGAAAATGGCGACGAAAGAATCCAGAACGATCTTCTCAATGAGATATGTACCGACATCGGCATCAAAGATAGCATGGACTTGGATTTTTACGACATGGCGTCTGATTCAGTCATCCAGTTCGATGATCAACTGACAACTGGGATCGTCGCGGGGACATCAGAGACGCCATCAAATCTTCAGGATCTTTTTAATATGCAGAATTGGACACCGGTGACTGGACGCGGCAGTGGTGGTGTGCAAAGTAATACCCCTGCAGGACAGGGGCAGGTACCGTTCATGCAGCCATCACAGTTTTCTCAAAGGCAACAGCTTGtgtcaaaaggtcaaggtcataatgTGCATCAGGGTCACACTGTGCAGCATGGTCCAAGTCAAAGTGTGCCACCCATGACCTCTCAAGGCCATGTATCCATGACCTCTCAAGGATCATTTCAGCCAAGTCCCAGACATTTATCGCAAGTTCAAATGAGTCAGGTTTCGTCTAGTCAGAGTCCTCCAGTTGCTAGTCAGTTTTCTCAGGATAGAAATGGACAATATCAAGGTCAGGGCCAAAGGACAATGCACAATtcaagaggtcaaggtcacaggggttaTATGAACCCTCAATATCACAATTTTTACTCACAGGGACAATTGGGAACAGGTTTGAATACTCCGGATTCGAATTTGGGAAATCAGAACTGTGATAAGTCAATGACAGTGTCAAAAAGGCCTACCAATCAGCAACCAAGCATTGTGCTATCGGATATGGATGATGCACCAGGGGCAGGTTTCTTCACGGAGAGTCAACAGCAGATAAAGAAGGAGCCAAAATCATTCAATGTTCACACCTCACATTCCTTATTACCAGCGAGACCGGACGCAGGTTTTTCCAAAGCAGCAGAAGGTCACGAGTCATCCAATCAGCATTCGACATTAAGCACACCAAAAGTTCGATCGCCAATCTCGCTTTCAACTTCACCATTTTCATTCTCACCAAATGACAAAGCCGTGGGCGATATCTTCAGTCATGGAAACCAGGCGTCACAATTCGACATGTCTCTCTACTGCGATAATATCTTAGAGAAAGTTGGCGATTCCCCAAGTGAGACTTTAGCCGCTACGAATAATTTGTGTTCACAGTTTGACAAAAGTGGCACAAGTTCTCAGAACAGTTCGTCCTTTGTGAATTCAATGGCTAATCAAAGAGACATTCAAGATACTGTCGGACAGAAAATGCGCAACAATCTTTCCAATGGATCAGGATCTTCAGTCGGATCACGCCGCGGAACATTTTCCCCTCTCTCGTGCGATAATAGTAATTTATCATCGCCTGCCCAATCGAGGCAAGCATCTCCAACCAACCATCCAGATTTGACCTCTGATTTTCCAGGCTATGAAACCAACCCGAATTCTGCAATGCCATCACGTATGCCTTCGCCATCTGGATATGACCCATCTCCATTTGTTTCCCGCTGGACGTCACCGACAACAGCAGCTTCTTCACCAACGAAAGACCTTGACAACTCTGGCTCACAAGATCTGGATATCAAAGACGAGCCAATAGAAAGTCAAGGTCAAATGCACTGTGGTAGTCCGAGCGTGTCTtcaacttttcctgaaagtcccCTACCTGGTTTCCAAGGGAACACAACCCTCCCTGGTTACCGTAGCAACCAGAGACAGACTGTCTGTTTCCAAGGAGACAGCCAAAAGTCAAGTTCTTCTAGCGATGCTTTACTAAAGAAGGTGGTGTTTAATCAGGATCAGAACTTATACAGTGCACCGTTAACTCCGAACAGCGTTCGATTTAGTGGAACTTTACAGTTTGATTCTGATGACAGAAAACCACAACTGAACCAATTGAACAAAGTAGCAAACTCTGATTTTCCAAATAGCCCAAAACATGAGCCAAAATCGCCTTGTCCGAGTTATCCGTCGAGTCCTACCGTCCCGATATCACAGTCACAGCGGATCATGGTTTGTGATACAACAACTGGCAGTCCGAAACCCAACCTGCAGAACCCAATAGATGTCCATAATCGTAGCGACAGTGTATTTAAAGTTCCGAATGTACCAGTGATGGAGATGTCACAAGATAAGTCCAGACCTGGTAGTGCACTGAGTTTAGCTTCTGACATAAGCATGTGTGGGATGTCAGGATCTAACTCTTTGGCCTGTCGCCCATCTGGACCGGGTCCGGGCCGCCGAGTGATAGACTTGACTTGTGATACAGAGTGTCCAGATCCGACCCAGTGGGAGCTCAAGTCACCTCATGATGCTGGTTACCATTCTGGTGACTTGGCAAGTAACGCAAGCCGCAGTACAATGCCGACTCCTGTCCCGAGTATTCATGGCAGTATGGACAACATCTCGACAAAATCCGCACTGCCTGCGATGTCATTCTCACAGCTCCTTCAGAAGAAACTGAACAAAGTTGACGGTTATAATCGCTACCCTTTCACTTCAACGGTCACAACTTCATCAGGTGGTCAGGTGTTTAAGGCCAGCACACCAACAGTCACTCCGAAATTCAGAGACAAGCCTCCGATGCCCAATGTGCAACATGATCAAAATGCACAGTCGAATTTTAGAAATTATCCGAATATGAAAAACTGGAATAAAGGAGCAAATGTGCCTCCTAGTGTTAATGATCAGAATGAACATAGTGCCCAAGGGCAGCCAAATGCTGCCTATCCAGATGACTACTTCAGGAGAAATTCACGGAAAACTGCCGCTCATTTCGCATCAGGGAACAGTAGCGTTGAGACAAGCCCTACCCGTCACATGCCCCGGAAACAAATGTGCGTAAATCCGACTTATGGCCAGTATTCACGGGATCGGTCACCAATCAGTAAAGCGCGGACACCATTGACTTTCGACAGTGATGGGAACCAATCGCAAGTGGCTCGTCCTGCGACACAAAATAACTTGACTGGGAACCAAAACGGAACGCTGAGCCGCAGTGGGTCGTATACAAATCTAGCCAGTCCTGGAAGTAAATTTCATGGAATCACGCCTCTTGCTGAGTTTGTTCAGAGGCAATTACCGCCAACAGACAATGCAAGAAAATCGAAGTCTATAGTTGTTGTCAGTTCTAGTCCAAGTACTCAGGTTCAGTCACTGAGTCAAAATCACAACAATTCGAGGATGTTTAGTCCGAATAACAGTGTACCTGTGATCCCGCAGAGTTGTCAAAATGGCCAATTCCCGCCATGTGCACAGTCACCGAGTTCATTCAATAACATGGCGAATGTTTCTGGGATTCCTGATGAATCTTTCAATGTTCCGCCCCAAATGCAAAATTATGCACAGCCAGGAAATATGCAAATGATGTGTAGTACGCCGCAGAACAACGGTAATATCCGTATGACGCAAATGAATAAGAAATGGCAGCAGTCACAGGGAATGGGATATCATCCGAGACAAGTGCCATATCCACAGGCGCTTGGAGTTAGACAATCTCTTCACCAAACACAGCCGCAGAACTTTGAATTTGGTCAAAATTCGATGCAAGGTTCACAGTCTTGTCGCTTTGCATCACGGGATGGACAGGATGGACAGAATATCGTAACACCCAGTACTACGCCAAACTTCCATAGTAATAATCAGACTCAGAGGCAGCTTCTACAAAGTGGTGGATATGTGCAACATTGCGATGGACATATGAACGCCCAAAACACGGGATATCTGAACACCCAAAGCGTGGGACAGATGAATAATCAGAATGGTGCACATTTTAACCGAACTCAAGAGTACTTCAGTGATTCTGGCCCACCAACAAATCTAGACTTGAGTACACCGGGTCCCCCAACAAACTTTGGTACGGCTGAAGAAGTGCCGATGATGTCCCCAGGACATGTACTCGGCCCATCTCAAGCCCAGCACTGGTTGGTACAGAAATATAAACAACGGGCTATTAATAGCCAAATGGAAAATTCTGGTTATAGCATGTCAGGACAGTTGCCTCAACCGGATGGACAATCATCTCACTCCTTCACTCAGATTAAACCACGGGACCATTTCTCATCTCAGTCAGAACATCAGCAATACCAAGCAGGTAATTCAAGGAATCTTAAGACAAACGGACAAAACAAATCATGCCTTGTTGCGCCGAATGTTTGCATTGACAAAAACTCAAATTTTACGCCAATTAATCATCGTCAGAATGGTATGGAACAGTCGACAAACAAATTCAATAACTTCCGCCAACCGCAAATCCCTGGTTTCCAAATGAAAAAGGAACATGTGAGCTTTGATGACAATCCAATGTATAGTAATGAGAGTTTTGGTTCCATGGTGACAAATGTTTCAAATACGACCGCGCGCCCCACTCAACACTTCGATGGAAGTCTCCTGATGAATGCTACGCAAGATACTTGTCATAACTCAACTGTGCCAAGTCCGAGTCCTTTCCACGACAACCTGGGACATTCTGCGGCAGATCTGAATACAAATTCCCCATTCTCTCCTCCCGATCCGAACAATATCTCCGACGACCAGCTCAcgtcaattgtgattggctctCAGGGTCATTCGCAAACACCATGGCAACCAGAAAACACCCAGACCATCCCAGGGCAAACAAACGTTCCACAAAAGACGCTCAGCAGTGCCGCGCATGATGCAAAACAAGGATTCATACGAAATCTGGTCTGTGACAAATCCAAGGCATTCCGGTCCCATCCGTTGTTCCCGTTATTacgtgacctcatcatcgccgACATGAACTTCAACAGCCCCACGTTTCCATTCCGTTTGATTGCAAATCTGCCGACAGACTTCAATAAGTTGTTACATAACTATCTGCAGAGGAATCGCACGAACAGCAGCCAGGATCGTAATGCGGCGGTAGAAGGAGTCATCATGGATGCCTTGAAGTATGCTCATCAATCACTCATAG AGAAAATAGCGACGAAGAAAAAGGAGCTGGGGGAGGATATAAAGGAACAGAAAGCCACCAGTGTTATCGAGGAATTCTGTGCTAAGTTTGACCAGGCTGTCCGCAATAGTTTCCAAATG CCCGACGGCCAGTCAACTAGTCAgtaccaaggtcaaggtcacttagGTCCTCCTGGTGACCTTGACATGAACAGTGACACAGGAAGTCTCCGAGGGGGAATCCAGGCCAAGAAACATCCAGTTTTGCCAAAAGAG GCCGTAGCGTCGATGATGGCGTGGCTCCGCGAACATCGTAACAACCCATATCCGAACGAGGAGGAGAAGGAACAGCTTCTACAAGATACAAAGATTAGTACGAATCAGCTCAACTATTGGTTTACAAACGCGAGGCGGCGGATACTTCCAAAATGGGCGGCACAGGAGGCAAATCAATTCCACCATGAAGTCAGCAGCACCAGCTGA